One Mesorhizobium loti genomic window carries:
- a CDS encoding Amidase has product MSSPCLIGAQSEIVTGAGLADTGEPADTKLQGSWEGERKVRDGSTDDLQARLDAWYQVRGRFFASLLLAFADFVVEKREASKNAGGAK; this is encoded by the coding sequence ATGTCCTCGCCCTGCCTCATTGGTGCTCAGTCGGAAATCGTGACAGGCGCCGGGTTGGCTGACACGGGGGAACCGGCGGACACGAAACTTCAGGGCTCGTGGGAAGGGGAACGGAAGGTCCGCGACGGGTCAACCGATGACCTTCAAGCGCGACTTGACGCCTGGTATCAGGTTCGAGGACGATTTTTTGCAAGCCTGCTGCTCGCGTTCGCCGATTTCGTGGTCGAAAAGCGCGAGGCATCGAAGAATGCCGGCGGCGCGAAATGA
- a CDS encoding cyclic beta-1,2-glucan modification protein: MTWVVAGWEVKVAKSSKRASKAAPQFLEDDPSTGYLPGRRWPVVRYGLISLAISAILVFAIELIVRGDVAGTVSFFLQPLKPGWTTIVVFALILIGLDAVLGRSHQSLMIVAPLTLSLAFVGHQKSHYLGDPLYPTDFLYSRQIVALLPLLVRDRPMTALAMVIGIVAGLSLLVYGWRLWRRRVPALSHKGRLARLTLAVPLLAFFVSIMDYATFSWTRDRLQIIPIMWDQKENYASNGFALAFALNVPMAHVSAPPGYSDKAIAAIDRPQIAASVPEEKPDIIVVMSESFWDPTKLPGVTITPDPIPTVRALRSGSMFSPEFGGMTANIEFEALTGFSNAFLPAGSIPYQQYVRTPTPSMATFLKSEGYQARAIHPGTNWFWNRGAVYADFGFNDFKSEETLPPMEKRGPLASDAAMTDEIIREADASDDPVFFFAVSLQNHGPYEPNRYYNPTHAVQAPISQWARDSLLSYAEGSADADRGLERLIEWAKKRSRPTVIAFFGDHLPPLGPVYVETGFLKDNVAPRKEATPQDALEHHQTPLIIWSNRSGSVENLGAVSPAFLPYHILTTAGITHPYYTGFLGEMRQHYRVVDRNLLLTPAGEATPDWSRQKEIDPAIRDFRLIQYDMMFGKRQAAPDFFPETVDKVVAHTS; the protein is encoded by the coding sequence ATGACTTGGGTTGTCGCCGGGTGGGAAGTTAAAGTGGCAAAGAGTTCGAAACGCGCCAGCAAAGCTGCGCCGCAATTCCTGGAAGACGATCCGTCCACCGGCTATCTGCCGGGCCGGAGATGGCCGGTCGTCCGCTATGGGCTGATCAGCCTGGCGATCTCGGCCATCCTGGTGTTTGCCATCGAATTGATCGTGCGCGGTGACGTTGCCGGTACCGTTTCCTTCTTCCTGCAGCCGCTCAAGCCGGGCTGGACGACCATCGTCGTCTTTGCGCTTATCCTCATCGGTCTCGATGCCGTGCTCGGACGCAGCCATCAAAGCCTGATGATCGTCGCACCCTTGACCTTGTCACTGGCTTTTGTCGGCCACCAGAAATCGCATTATCTCGGCGATCCGCTCTACCCGACGGATTTCCTCTACTCCCGCCAGATCGTCGCCCTGCTGCCGCTGCTGGTGCGTGACCGGCCGATGACCGCGCTCGCCATGGTCATCGGCATCGTCGCTGGCCTGTCGCTGCTCGTCTATGGCTGGCGGCTGTGGCGCCGCAGGGTTCCCGCACTCAGCCACAAGGGCCGCCTTGCCCGTCTGACGCTGGCGGTGCCGCTGCTCGCCTTCTTCGTCTCGATCATGGACTACGCCACCTTCTCCTGGACCAGGGACCGGCTGCAGATCATCCCGATCATGTGGGACCAGAAGGAAAACTACGCCTCCAACGGCTTTGCGCTCGCCTTCGCGCTCAACGTGCCGATGGCGCATGTCTCGGCACCGCCCGGCTACTCCGACAAGGCGATCGCGGCGATCGACCGGCCGCAGATTGCCGCTTCGGTGCCCGAAGAAAAGCCCGACATCATCGTCGTCATGAGCGAGTCCTTCTGGGATCCGACCAAGCTGCCCGGCGTCACCATCACGCCGGATCCCATTCCCACCGTGCGGGCGTTGCGTTCCGGTTCGATGTTCTCGCCTGAATTCGGTGGCATGACCGCAAACATCGAATTCGAGGCGCTGACTGGTTTTTCCAACGCCTTCCTGCCCGCCGGCAGCATTCCCTACCAGCAATATGTGCGTACGCCGACGCCTTCGATGGCGACCTTCCTGAAGAGCGAGGGTTATCAGGCGCGCGCCATCCATCCAGGCACCAACTGGTTCTGGAACCGCGGCGCGGTCTATGCAGATTTCGGTTTCAACGATTTCAAGTCGGAAGAGACGCTGCCGCCGATGGAAAAGCGCGGACCGCTGGCGTCGGACGCGGCGATGACGGACGAGATCATCCGTGAAGCCGACGCCAGCGACGACCCGGTGTTCTTCTTCGCGGTCAGCCTGCAGAACCATGGCCCCTATGAACCGAACCGCTATTACAACCCGACCCACGCGGTGCAGGCGCCGATCAGCCAGTGGGCGCGCGATTCGCTGCTGAGCTATGCGGAGGGTTCGGCCGACGCGGACCGCGGCCTTGAACGGCTGATCGAGTGGGCCAAGAAGCGCTCCCGCCCCACCGTCATCGCCTTTTTCGGCGACCACCTGCCGCCGCTGGGGCCGGTCTATGTCGAAACCGGCTTCCTGAAGGACAATGTCGCACCACGTAAGGAAGCAACACCGCAAGACGCATTGGAGCATCATCAGACGCCACTGATCATCTGGTCGAACCGCTCCGGTTCGGTCGAGAACCTTGGCGCGGTGAGCCCGGCCTTCCTGCCCTATCATATCCTCACCACCGCGGGGATTACCCATCCCTATTACACGGGTTTTCTGGGTGAGATGCGTCAACACTACCGCGTCGTCGACCGCAACCTGCTGCTGACGCCGGCCGGCGAGGCCACGCCCGACTGGTCACGTCAGAAGGAGATCGACCCGGCGATCCGCGATTTCCGGCTCATCCAGTACGACATGATGTTCGGCAAACGCCAAGCCGCGCCCGACTTCTTCCCCGAGACGGTCGACAAGGTTGTCGCCCATACGAGTTGA
- a CDS encoding ACP S-malonyltransferase gives MAVAFTFPGQGSQAVGMGKDLADAFPEARRVFQEVDDALGENLSKLIWEGPEETLTLTANAQPALMAVSLAAVRALEARGFSLKDKVAYVAGHSLGEYSALAAAGFVSVADAARLLRIRGNAMQAAVPAGEGAMAAIIGLEQADVEAACTEATQGAGKVCQIANDNGGGQLVISGAKAAVELAAKLCTEKGAKRALMLQVSAPFHSALMAPAANVMREALAGVAKHAPAVPVLSNVTVTPTSDPEEIARRLVEQITGRVRWRETVEWFGANGVATLYEIGAGKVLSGLARRINRDIATASVGTSADVEAALAALA, from the coding sequence ATGGCCGTCGCATTCACCTTTCCGGGACAAGGCAGCCAGGCTGTCGGCATGGGCAAGGATCTCGCCGACGCCTTTCCCGAGGCGCGCAGGGTCTTCCAGGAAGTCGACGACGCGCTCGGCGAAAACCTGTCGAAGTTGATCTGGGAAGGTCCGGAAGAAACCTTGACGCTGACGGCCAACGCGCAGCCGGCGCTGATGGCGGTGTCGCTGGCGGCGGTCAGGGCGCTGGAAGCGCGCGGTTTTTCGCTGAAGGACAAGGTCGCCTATGTCGCCGGCCATTCGCTGGGCGAATATTCAGCCCTAGCCGCCGCCGGGTTTGTCTCCGTTGCCGATGCCGCCCGGCTGCTGCGCATCCGCGGCAACGCCATGCAGGCGGCGGTGCCGGCCGGCGAGGGCGCCATGGCGGCGATCATCGGACTGGAGCAGGCGGATGTCGAAGCCGCTTGCACCGAGGCGACGCAAGGGGCTGGCAAGGTCTGCCAGATCGCCAACGACAATGGCGGCGGCCAGCTGGTCATCTCCGGCGCCAAGGCCGCGGTCGAACTTGCGGCGAAACTGTGCACCGAAAAGGGCGCCAAGCGGGCGCTGATGCTGCAGGTCTCGGCGCCCTTCCATTCGGCGCTGATGGCGCCGGCGGCGAACGTCATGCGCGAGGCGCTCGCCGGTGTGGCGAAGCATGCGCCGGCGGTGCCCGTGCTATCCAACGTCACCGTGACCCCGACCAGCGACCCCGAAGAGATCGCGCGGCGCTTGGTCGAGCAGATAACCGGCCGCGTGCGCTGGCGTGAAACTGTGGAATGGTTCGGCGCCAATGGCGTTGCAACGCTATACGAGATCGGCGCCGGCAAGGTGCTGTCGGGCCTGGCTCGGCGTATAAACCGCGACATCGCTACCGCGTCGGTCGGCACATCGGCCGATGTCGAGGCGGCGCTGGCCGCACTTGCATAA